The following are encoded together in the Fundulus heteroclitus isolate FHET01 chromosome 19, MU-UCD_Fhet_4.1, whole genome shotgun sequence genome:
- the LOC105924344 gene encoding adhesion G-protein coupled receptor G4: protein MAVKRNASYIGILLFPGIPQISATSFLFNNQIVGIEMGVNISNLSETIDINFNNVNRTGFSVSCVSWDGRSKRDGADNWITDGCKTKEADDSVICQCSHLTFFAILMTSSGTRNISSSDLKTLTQITKAGCGMSLFFLGVALFMHFLMRKTKASQAVNVLMNLFIALFILNLCFLINESIANLKIFAACVAIAVALHYSMLATFTWFFMQALHLCWIPDYSWHLGVNTGYYGIVFLFTLTIFIVTVVHITQFASKAKNKISTKKRVFSLLGLFSLLGITWGFAFFSYGPLLLPSYYIFTILNSFQGFFLFVYYYFSSRINPEDKNQLERSSHTTEHVYITSPYA from the exons ATGGCTGTAAAAAGAAATGCATCATATATTGGAATTCTGCTTTTTCCAGGAATCCctcaa ATTAGCGCAACTAGTTTCCTCTTTAACAATCAAATCGTGGGGATTGAAATGGGAGTCAACATATCCAACCTCTCAGAAACCATCGACATTAACTTCAATAACGTGAATAGG ACTGGATTCAGTGTTTCTTGCGTATCATGGGATGGGAGAAGTAAACGTG ATGGCGCAGACAACTGGATCACAGATGGCTGCAAAACAAAAGAGGCTGATGACAGCGTCATATGCCAATGCTCTCACCTTACTTTTTTTGCTATTCTCATG ACATCATCTGGAACTAGAAATATCAGCTCATCTGATTTGAAAACCCTGACCCAAATCACAAAAGCCGGCTGTGGCATGTCCTTGTTCTTCTTGGGTGTGGCTCTCTTCATGCATTTTCTCATGAg GAAAACTAAAGCCAGCCAAGCTGTAAATGTCCTGATGAATCTCTTCATCGCCCTGTTCATCCTGAACCTTTGCTTCTTGATAAATGAGTCAATCGCTAACCTGAAGATCTTTGCAGCATGTGTGGCGATAGCAGTGGCTCTGCACTACAGCATGCTGGCCACATTCACATGGTTCTTCATGCAGGCTTTGCACCT GTGCTGGATCCCTGATTATTCATGGCACTTAGGCGTGAACACTGGTTATTATGGCATTGTGTTCCTCTTCACTTTAACTATATTCATTGTAACTGTAGTGCATATCACTCAGTTTGCATCtaaagcaaagaacaaaatctcaACCAAGAAAAGGGTTTTCTCTCTCCTGGGGCTTTTCAGTCTTCTGGGCATCACCTGGGGGTTTGCTTTTTTTAGCTATGGccctctgctccttccttcCTACTACATCTTCACCATCCTCAACTCCTTTCAAG GATTCTTCCTGTTCGTTTACTACTACTTCTCCAGCAGGATCAATCCAGAGGACAAAAATCAACTCGAGAGAAGCAGCCATACCACAGAGCATGTGTATATCACATCTCCTTATGCATAA